Genomic window (Thermodesulfobacteriota bacterium):
GATGCCCTTGGGCCAGGGGGTTGGGTGGTCGGTGATGGCGGTCTCCAGGTTGATGATCCGCAGATCCGGCGCCCGGCGCGCCAGCTCCGCCAGGGCCTCCCCCCAGGGATAGGCAAAGGCCACCGGCCGGGGAATGGGGCCGCTCCGGGCCTCGGCCAGCCGGAGGTAGTCCCGGGCGTCCTGGACATACGGCTCGTAGAGCTGCGGGTCGCTGGCATGGGGCAGGATCTGGTCAATGGCCCGGCCGGTCATGACGTCCCCGGCCAGGAACAGGGTCACCGGCCGCGAGGCCGGCTCGGGCGTCCGGGCGTCCGGCATGGCTTCTCCTTGCGGCGATCGGGCCGCCGCGCCCTCCAGGCCGGAGGCGGCGCCCAGGAGGACCCCGCCTGCCAGCTGCAGGAATCGACGCCGGTTCACCCAGCAACCGGCAGAAGGTGTCGCGCCACCGCCGCACACCACGCCTCCTCCCTCTTCGCCATCCGCACCGTCCGGTCCGGCCAACGGTCAGTGCCGGCGTTGTGCGCGGATCCGCCTCCCGTACGGGCGAGGCACGCCTCGCCCATGCGGCGCTGGATTGCAGGGCCACAGTGGCGCCCGGCGCTGCGCCTGGTCGACTATCCCGGTCCGGTCCTGGTCGTTGCCGTTTCGGATCAGTTCTGCCGGTCCCTTCTGCGGTTGGACATTCCCTGCTCGATCGTCGCTGTTCGTTGTGCAAAGGCCCGGGGGATCACGGTCCGGGGACAGGCCGCGGCCAGCTCCTGATAGAGCTGCTGCGGCGCCAGCGAATGGCGGCGGGAGAGGTGGAAGGCCACCAGCCGGGCCACCCCGGCCAAGCTGGCGATCTCGCCGCAGGCGCGGCTGGTGAGGTGGCCGCTGGCTGCCGCCTGCTCGGCCTCTGCCTCGGCAAAGGGCGCCTCGCAGAAAAAGGTGTGGGCATGCCGCGCCAGGGCCACCAGCCTTTCCCGGTTGGCAACGGTATCCGCCAGGTCGGTGGCGTAGACCACCTTCCTGGTCGGCCCGACCAGGGCCAGGTCAGCCCCCAGCTCGCCAGCCGGTTCCGCGTGCCCGTCCGGCAGTCGGATGGTCGCTGCGGCATCGCCCAGGCTCAGGCAGCGCCGCAGCTCGGTGAGCCAGGGGCCGGGCGCCAGCCCCCGGGCCTGCAGCCGGTCGCGGCGGATGGCCAGCGGCCGCTCCGGCTCGAAGGCGAAGGCCAGGACCGGGGTGCCGTGGTCCAGGGTGATGCCCCGCACCCGGAAGCCGGGCTCGGCAAGGAGCACGCCGTCCTGCACGGCCGTCGCCCCCAGGTCCTGGGGCAGGCCGACCCCGGCCTGCAGGCGCCAGCGGCGCAGGCGGTCGCCGGTAAGCTCCGCCACCTCGAAGGCCGGGGCCCGAGCCCCGGCCCGGTCCCAGAGCACGGCGGCCAGAAAGCCCTGGATATGGCCGGCCAGACCCGGCGGGCCGTAGAGGCGGCAGGCCGGCAGCTCGCCGATCCGGGAGCGCAGCAGCCACAGGAAGCCGGCCAGGTGGTCGAGGTGGGCATGGCTGATGAAGACGTCGCTGACCTGATGGGCGATCCGGGCTGGCAGGCGTACGCCCTCCCCCAGATCGAAGAGCAGGCTGCGCCGCTGGTGCCGCAGGCGCAGATGGAGGAGGGGATCGCCCAGGACGCCATTGACCAGCTCCA
Coding sequences:
- a CDS encoding Clp1/GlmU family protein, translated to MSRLCPETPALPPVAATIIPAVLDRRRRVLLFGPPGSGKSFLAAELARALAAAGQPCRVLGADPGSPAFGPPGAIALGEWQGAAWQLLDMVALCSLDAARFRLPLVAAVRSLAARAGDGLLLIDGPGVVRGVAGAELLAGLVEAAAVEAVLALHLPGQPVPLAAELAALGVAVHVVAAAAGARQPSQRQRARWRTAGAVDRRLDLAGLSLVGNPPPPDEPAAWPGRQLALVAGGRTLALGEVRRLAGGFLFARLPPVATRAEAILLRDGQRNARGLVETAPPFAGERLDELPAGVAGGGPRLAGRIGLVDVELVNGVLGDPLLHLRLRHQRRSLLFDLGEGVRLPARIAHQVSDVFISHAHLDHLAGFLWLLRSRIGELPACRLYGPPGLAGHIQGFLAAVLWDRAGARAPAFEVAELTGDRLRRWRLQAGVGLPQDLGATAVQDGVLLAEPGFRVRGITLDHGTPVLAFAFEPERPLAIRRDRLQARGLAPGPWLTELRRCLSLGDAAATIRLPDGHAEPAGELGADLALVGPTRKVVYATDLADTVANRERLVALARHAHTFFCEAPFAEAEAEQAAASGHLTSRACGEIASLAGVARLVAFHLSRRHSLAPQQLYQELAAACPRTVIPRAFAQRTATIEQGMSNRRRDRQN